The DNA window CCCAAGAGTGACGTTTCGGAATTTCGTTGAGAAACCAagtatttgtatgcattttgttAAACAACCATATTACTGCCTTTGatatctaaaactgaaaaaaattattccatagACCGTATCTTACAagcctacatacatacagcagataattcttaatgactgacaaaatacaacAGGCCCCTCATGCATCAGAGTAACTTGCTTAAAAGACGAGACTGGTTGACACATCTAGTGTTATACCTGTAGGCCTACGTActactaagcatttttaataaccaTCAAGATCGTTTTACTTTATATCATGTGGCATGTACATGTTAATGATGttctgatataaaaattaaattgcctCTACATTTATGCGCCGCGATAATATGCTGAATATGTGAGACATGCTAAAGAGAGAAAGTGGATCTACTGCTACGACGACATAATGTATCTGACTTGCACaaaattaaggataaataaatCCTATTATGCTtcgtttacctgtgaaatgttatccaattttctcttgaagacttgtttttcttatattgggGACTAAAAGCCGCGCATCTTACCATTTTGcgatcaggataaaaaaaaaaaataatcacagtcgcactaagcccctgttcaatttgcgcgGTTACCAGTAACCAAACCTTTCAAGCTTTCAAGCCTGCCGCAAGGCTcagcagcgccgccctggtggaagaccaccaaaCTACGTAGTACTGGTATACAGATAGCATAGCATCTCCAGATATTTACCCACTACAGGGGGTGTCCAATAAATTAGCCTCTCACGAGGCCAAATCTAAAAAATAAGAATCTATGATTTCAACTCATCTGTCCACCCACAGGTGACATTGCTGCAGATGCGCATGTGTAGCTCGTAACTGGCTGAAAAATCACCTTTCCGATATCGCTGGCTAATTGTGATATTCAAACTATTTCTGCAGTAGCatagttgaatatttttttattcaagaaccCTAACACCGAATATAAATCACAATCATGTCGATTCTTATCGATAATACACCTATACAAACGCACGAAAACCGAGCTTGAATCAAACAGTTTACTCATATCAAACACAAACCAACGATGGGCTTTCAATAATGTTTTATCTTACTGGTGTGGCCCAGGCTTCACTAAACCTATGCCCACAAACTGTTCAGATCACACGATTTCCTTatcattaaaactttattctatgtGCAATTTCActgcatgaatataaaaaatcgtTATTATGATATCAAAGTCATACCCACGtccgtaaactgaaaaaaaataatatttagtaaTGTTTACCGCTGGAACACAAGCATTGACAAGGGTTAGGCCTTGATACTGATTCGCCAGATATTTGATTTTACCGACCTTCTTTTAAgcatattttcatttcacatcaGCCAAGATTACTTTCTTATTGTAATCATTGCATTCATTATATCTGTGTTGTTCCAATACCTCacatttaaaaaagtaatatgcCTAGGCTAGtcttttatgtcatatatatgtctTCAACACATGAAGAATGGCGGGAACTCaatgagatttcaaacttttgctcgaTAAGCTATTTGGCAAAATATTTATGCAACTGTTAGTCACTGAGCTATTATATCGGTTTAAATATGCAAAGCATTCTGAAACGAAAACAGCAGGGCCATTGCCATGCATCAAATGAAGTTTCCCGCCTGCCAGCCAGTGTTGCACTGGCCGTTCCTTTCACCTAAGAGTCAGCCTCATAGGCAACAGTTTTTCTTGCAATTTCGAATACTATCATGCACATGAAATTTACCTCTAAGACATTATTGAAATACCTTTTATTCGCTCCTACAtagcaaaatgtttttttttttatttacctacaatGAGATAAAGCACAATTATTGAAAACCCATCGTGATTTTGTGTTTTATCTGAGTTGACGTTTTGATACAAGCTCGGAATGTTTATGATCTATATAAGAAGTtgtgagggttctttgtatattTAAGAATTCAGATGTGTTgctgaaaaagaaacaatctATTGAGCATAAAATTTCCAAAGTATAGCACAAAAGGCAACCCGGACGCGGTATGCGTATAGGGGAAAGCCCTCTATAATGAATGGCATTAGCTGTGGTATTATACTCGTACATACCTTTTCCACCCTATTGATCACTAGACAAAAGtcattcatcagggctgatacGGTATTCATGTAATACTACAAAATTTAAATGGTTACAGATAACTACATAGGAGAATTACAATGTATTAAGTAGAAATTACTCATTAAAAGATTGCACTACTAGATTTgtcttaaatattacaaaatatgcaacttttatatatactgtacattaagaaaataatttgaattagtgctataaaaatatacattttatcaggTTCCTGACAAGGAAAATAACTGCTAAGGAGTAGCATGTGGTAAAATTCAGTGATTAATGTGCAATTTGTTACTTTATACCATGTTACAAATATAAGTTTCAAATAATTACTTAACTGAATGAATCACATTTAGATGCGTTAAcatcaaattttataaaaattttacacaaaaatcTACCTACTACttgatttagccagccttgtgctggcacgggctcctGCCTACAGCAGCCCGTGACtcatctacctaaaacctacgttggtgagtggacagatggagTGAAATGTACCCATACTGTCCAGAATTGCGCTGATGTAAAAGCGAGTCCCGACAGAAACTCCCAATTCTAGGAAAATTACGTAGTCACAAAAGAAGGCTGCTCCTGGGCTTGACGTCAAAAAGTCTAAACATGGAGTTCATGGTCCGTAGATTATCGTTGCTACACAGAACCATATATTGTTgttggtgctttttttttaaattatacctTGCCTTAaggcagcacgggctcttgtacTTGGGCAGTCCGTAAAACAATCTTTGTATATACATTGTGTTATATCGTATGACAACCATTGTTTAAGTTACTCTTTTGCCGACGCTATAACGTTGTTACGGgatacatttaatatttcagtatctATCCATGTTCTGATTTTTCTATCTCCTGTTTTGTGTCCtatttgtgaaattatttatttattccctatTTGGAGGTCAGAGCAGTTTCAAGTTCCCCGGGGCATTAGTTCTTTCACACCTCCGGCGGCAAAATGTCAACAATTGCACctatgtatttaatatttcattttaaaaggaagaatagggagaaattttcataaatcaaaataaactgaAGTTTCCTGGACGTGCAGACAGTGGGAAATAAGAACGTTTGCATTACTGTGCGGAGATAAACAGTTCTATTGACGTTTTCGCGAATTGTATGCTTGACATTTCCTGCCAAAAATGAGATCGTCTGGCTGTGCGGCAAAATAGGAGGAAACAATTACTGAAAGCAATACGAGGAAATTCTTTCGCGTTTTTTCCCCCCTTGCGGTGGCTGGGAAGTACGCTTCCCAGTATCATGACGTCATCTCTTGTGCGGCGAAAACTGGAAGAGCGAGCAAGAGGTTCCGGATGCTTCTATTTCACAAATCCTTGCcaattaatcttattatttcaaAACGTTTCTGTTTCAGTTGTTGAAGTGGTAACTACTGATAAGCCAAAATATTCATTATGCCTAAAAATCATAGTCTAGTAGACATCAAGCTATGAAGAATAGTCGTGTCAAGTTGGCTAATTGGCAACCGCGTTCACTTCTTCCAGGCCAGTTGTATATAATGGTTGGAAGCAGCGCATTCTGCACAAGAGATCCTCCTTTATCTCAAGTAGAACTTCAACAAGATCGTTCTCAAACACCCAAGATGCAAGTAagtgttctaaaacatctgtaccAAGTCAGGTTATACATTCTCAAGTCCACTGcgaattttttttcactgtacttTATGTGGTGCTCAGCTCTCAAAATAAGTTTGCAACTGCCAGGGAAGTAAACTGCTTCTGATTGTCATTAAAATTTCAAGTGtgagaaatgaagaggaaaatttgaacactCTAGTGTAATTATTAACCGGCACTCAAATCAAGACTTCCTTTCCATacccccaaactctctctctctctctctctctctctctctctctctctctctctctctctctctctctctctctctctctctgttattcatatttgGTATCTGTTCTCCAGAAGTAGCCTTAaccaaccattattttttttttctctacagcGCGTTGTATGTTTGTTGGTCCTAGCTGTAGCCCTCGTGGCAGCACAAGACAAGAAGAAGGACGGAAGCGCAAGATTCGGTCCAGGGGGTCTGGCCGTACCTGTCGGTGGTGGCATTTTACCAGGAGGTCCTATTGGTGGCTTACCCGCCTGCCCACCTGTGGCCCCACCAAGGCCCGTATGCAAGTTCTACGAACGCAACCACTGTGGACATTACGTTTGCTCCGTTGACCAGAGTGAGTAAATTGAGCAAATGTGGCTCAAGCTTTTGCTTGTTATTGTCAGAATTACGAAGAAACAAACGGGGAGCTAAAAAATGAATTGACAACGGCAATTAGAAAGGAACAGATAATCAAATTTTAGATCTGAAGACCCTTAGTGGGTTCTTTgtgatataataaaagaaatccctgttttcattttaaatgttatgAAAAGAAGTGAATTTTTACTATAATTTAATCAAACTAATTTAAGCAAactaagatacatacatacatacatatatatatatatatatatatatatatatatatatatatatatatatatatatatatattcacctttcAACGTAAGACTAGATGGAGAAAGCAAAAAGGTTCAATTTAATTGCCAAGTCTTAAGCTACTTAATATAACTAACCATcagtgaattaatttttaaacGAGATCTGAACTAACATCATGATCTCAACCAAACTCAGCAACATCAGGACAGCTTTAGGACAACCGTTCagtttgacattattattattattattattattattattattattattattattattattattattattattattattattattattattacaatgaaattCATAATATCGAGATAAACTATTATGTAAAAAGATccataattatttaaaagaattgcattaatatgcaaaagattatacaaagacTTTCGACTCAGTGTTTACttgttcaggtgttcgaaaaagtttgttttatattctgCATGTTAATGCAATTCAgtcctgttgttattattattattataaaaaatcactcgtagtagcatgagtcttgaaatgaagaaacaaatccacagttatttataggGAGATTGAAAGGGGAAAatccagaagattccagaaagctctctgtaaagatttatttttaaatatacatccCCAtgaataactgtggatttgtttctccgttattattattattattattattattattattattattattattattattattattattattattattatgtcgctTAACAAatctcctcttttcctctttcagagCCATTCGAATGCCCTCTCGTCAGACCCGAATGCCCAGGACTGAGATTCGGCCCCACCTTGTGCTACACTGATGACGACTGCGCCGGGTTTGACAAGTGCTGCCCAGACGCCTGCTTGGATCACCTGACCTGCAAAGGACACTCCTCCGGTGTCCTCTACTAAGGAGGTGTCCTCTTGTCATTgacattattagtattattattggcGGCCAGCGAAATTGCTTTTTGGCGCTcgaaatttctttcatttcatttattttgtcatatattttgaattctcaTTAGGCGTTATCCCGAATGTGGTCTGTCTCCGTTATTATCTATTCGTtatgttttaataaaaacttaaattatttactgtatttcttagttttattaagaATTCAGTCCTCTATTCTCAGCTGTTAAACCTCAAGATATATGCGTCTGAACGCTAatacatactcatacacaaacaaacacatacatacatacatattgtgtgtatacatatgcaaagTGGTTATACAGTAGATGGAAGAAAAGTTTTAAACTGTATTAACGCTTAAAGTTATCCGACACAGAATACGCAGAAGTGTTAACCAGCAAAACTCATAAAGACCGTCAAAGTTTGCTTAACAGAATTCaccatatatctagagagatgagACTTGAGAGAAATCAttggaaaacagcagtaatgatGACTGAGTATACAGTACACAAGGAGGTGAGGTGAAATAACACCAGTTGAAGAAAGAATTAATGAGACTGAGTCTTCCAAACATTTAAGAACAACGGTTATCCGATGAAGGTTATCTCAAGttggaaaaatgaaagactgaaaaagtcaATCAAACAATGGGGCAAGCCGAATAAAACATGGAAACAAAACTTTCTGGAATTacgtacaaaaataatattatatacagtattagtcTATTAAGGTCTGCATCGCTATTATAAGAACATGAGGCATGGTATGACAGTGGAACTACATCTcgaagattttgttgatttgagaacAGAGCTACAGAAGAATTGTACTCTTGGAGAGTGCAAGAGGAATGAAAAGTGACTTGTAACACTTGCATTCAGCACCTAAATCAACCGTTAGAAACAGCTGCATAGTTACCACTCAGATGGAGAAATACTACTTAAAAAGCAAAAACAGTAAAAGAGGTTAGAGCCTAGACATCTTTAAAAAAACTCTAAAGGCGCCACTAATTTTAGTCATAATCAATAAGTACATTTATTACTAGCAAAGGTGATCACAGCAAAATGAGGTCATAGTCATCGTGCACATTAATAAGGTATTCAAAATTCATTGCATACTCCATAGATCTTAAACATgatagcacctctctctctctctctctctctctctctctaaatatatacgtatatatatatgtatatatatacacatatacatacatatatatttatcatatattatattatatatatatatatatatatatatatatatatatatatatatatatatatatatatatacacaagacaGTTGatgagaatagtaaaaaaaaaattcagccgaGTTGCATGACACTGTACAGTAACACCACGGCATGAAACATGAAAATTGATGGAACGCGTTGCCAAGGTTTTTCTGTCAGCCACGGGTGGAACAGTTAACAAGTAAAGttacaaatcttaaaaaaaaaaaataaaataaataaatattccagaCCTGTGAGATTTCTTCCGTAAATCCCTTGGCGAGGGCTAGGCAGAGCCGTTACACAGGTGCGCCATAGCTTCTGTGGTCTGGAGGAATTTTCCGGTTGACCCAGGTGCCATTTTTATGCCAATTGATAAAACCGATAAACTATTAACTATAACTGGTAAAAACGCgtatagataataaaaatacatgtgttttctttttcttcagaaaacGTAGGGTTCAAGCCTTCCGCTCTTTACCTAGTAACATTTTATGAAATCTTAACTGGCAACTATAAGACTAACCTTAGCGGAAGTGGCCAGAGAAAAATAATAGAGGTTTTCTTATCTCAAGCACGAAGGGCGACGAAGACTTATTTTTAACATATGTTCACTACTATGATTCAGAAGAGAATAACTTAGTGCAGGCGTGTTTTTGGGTTTATGAAAGAGGAATTCTTAAAACATAGTctattttgtgaaatatgaagTATGTAGAAAATTACTTATTATCAAAACTGTCATCTTAAAAATGTGAACGAAGATTACTGTTCTCCGTATACTTGTTAGAATGTTAAATTCGAACAAAAATCAGTAATGGATAGgcaaaaatattctaatatacCAAAGGCGTTAgttgtttctttcaaagaaaaatattttcacttaacaAACAATATTTAGGTGTTGCTTCCAGTGTTTCAGCAGTGTGTTTGTAGCAGTCATAGTGGTTGGTATTCATGGCAAAACGCAACATGCTGAAGTCGGTCCTCTTGGTCATAATAAAGGTCACGTGAGAGCACCTGTTCATGGTAAAGTTGGAGGAGGTCAATTCGGGGCCGTTGGAGGGTAACTTTGAGGTGTTCCTCTAAGTGTCAGCCCATCCTTGACCGGGACATCCAACAGACCAGATTGAACTTTCTTCAGGCGAGATCCTTACGGAAACTGCATTAGTGATGTTGACCAAAGTAAGTTTATGAGTAACTCCTAATTACATTCATAAAAGTACTTGATGACATTTTCAGAGGAAACATCTTAGAAAAGGTGGAATGGAAGAAGTGACTCATTTTCAATTACTAATATGTgttaccttttcctttctttccacattCGTAGAACCCTTCGGACGCCCTCTGGTGAGACCCTACTGCCCGATATTCGGCGTCTAAGTTGGTTCCCAGAAGTGCATGTTAACCACATCAATTATACCcagtataataatgatattaatgataaaaaatcagtAGAGATGGAATGAGAAAAATGATTGCTCGTTGCTTGTCGGCTCCTTTCATTCAGCAGTTAATGAATGCGTATAGTTATTTGATGAGTGAGGCATTGGATATTGAGaaactatagtaaaaaaaaaaaaaaataggggaccCGAACTGCGACCGAGTAACATGATAAACTAGTTTTCCAAATAACCGTCCGGTTAGCAAGTTGGGCCTTTAGAAAGTTCATTTTAGTGCTGTACTTAGGGATGACGTCATGAACCAGAACTCCAAGGAGCTACCAAGTAATGCAACTCCTTACATTGGTTAAAAAGTTACgctgaaatttatgaaatacagtcTCTCTAAACACACACGGATCCTTGTTGATGTATGTGACTAGTGAGACAAAATCCAAAATGGCATTTCATAAGGAAAAGTAAACTGTCCCTTTATGAAAGCTGGAAGAGTTCGGAGTTTCTAAGATTGGGAAAGAATTAAGGTTCATTTCCGACTGCAGCCATTCTCAAATAACTGAAGACAGTGATGGTTAGTCACAAGAGATCCCCATGAATAAGCTGAATGAGAAGGTAATTCCGATATTGAGAACTTGAAGTATTTTTGGGTCTCCCAAGATGACCCGTTATCTTATGGCTGAATgcgcatgtatacatataaaatgaagaCTTTACCTTCTTATTTGTATACGTTGGACTTCGTAGGCATAATTATTGACCAGTTTTACTTTATTTCGCCATTCCATCCAGTTTCACATAAGACATTAATTAACGACAAATAAACACTAACACTCgcttagaagaaaataaatggcTGACAGACTATTCGCTTCTACGCTCTCTgctacttgttattattattattattattattattattattattattaggttaccATCGTCGTAACTCTGTAACTGATACAATAATCGACAACTTACTGGCAGAATGGTGTAACCCTGAAAAAGCAATTATCAGAAAGGTAGAGAAAACTTTACATAAACTTAACGTAGCTGATGCAGTCATCACTTTcagtactatattattattattattattattattattattattattattattattattatgtggccGGGGATGGGATCAGCTTTGACATAAGGGAACAGTCCGGCTAAATGGAGATTCCTCTTCACCCAACGAAGGCGAATGACGAGGAAGCCTTACTGAATTTAAATTGAAATGTAATATTAACGATAAATGGGAGACAAATAAAAATCACTGTAGTACGTGTTGTGAAGGAAagtaaaaaaggcaaataaaaaatggaaattaataaagtacagctctctctctctctctctctctctctctctctctctctctctctctctctctctctctctctctgtgctagaTCACGATTaacagaacaggaaagagaacaTCAAAGAACAATGATCTCGATGATGTTGTCAAGTCATCTTGGCTTATTCTGGGGTTTCTTAAACCCAGAAGACAACTAAAAAACGGACAAAGTTATGATTACGAGAAACCACAAATTCTAGGAAAAGAATACAATGCCACTTGCAGTTTCGAGACACCATGTCTCATCTTCAGTGGGGAAAAACTGAATGTCTAACTACCTTTTGTTGACACTGACCCCATCCTTCAAGAATATAATTAAGTGCCAAGGAATAAGTATTAAATATTCCtactaacaatgataataatcattaaagAAGCGATGTTCACTTCTTATCTAGAAGATTCATCTTTATTATGATAGTGCGAGTGCATTTTTCTCTCATGAAATTAAACACGTCTTTTATATCTCATTCTCAAGTATTTCAGTCGCCAATAAGCTACCAAAATATATCCTAACAATTCTATCGTTACTAATCGCCAGGGTATCGGttgtttagggagagagagagagagagagagagagagagagagagagagagagagagagaagggggctgCGGGGAATCTTTAGATTGACGGATTCCAGACCGGAGAGACACTCACCCTAAAACCCCCTGGAAATTACAGATCTGATGTATGACGTCACAATGACATCATCAAATCGTAGGGCGAAGACTTGCACTCCTGTGTACACCCATTGCTCGTATTGCCTTGATTTGATGATTCTACCATCAAAGTCAGAAACAAGTAATTATGCCGtattgaaaacgaaaaaaaaatatatttt is part of the Macrobrachium rosenbergii isolate ZJJX-2024 chromosome 41, ASM4041242v1, whole genome shotgun sequence genome and encodes:
- the LOC136826635 gene encoding uncharacterized protein, giving the protein MKNSRVKLANWQPRSLLPGQLYIMVGSSAFCTRDPPLSQVELQQDRSQTPKMQRVVCLLVLAVALVAAQDKKKDGSARFGPGGLAVPVGGGILPGGPIGGLPACPPVAPPRPVCKFYERNHCGHYVCSVDQKPFECPLVRPECPGLRFGPTLCYTDDDCAGFDKCCPDACLDHLTCKGHSSGVLY